TGCTTGTCACATGCAGACATGTTCAGGTTTGTAGAGCCTGCTGAATTTCATGTTACAATTTGCAttttcaatatttatcattataaCTTCAACTCCAATTTGTGCAATTATTCTCCTCTTTTAGGCATAAAAGAGTGATTGAACTTGGATCGGGATATGGCTTAGCTGGCTTAGTTGTTGCAATAGCCACAGAAGCACTAGAAGTTGTGATCACTGATGGAAATCCTCAAGTTGTTGATTGTATCCTTTGTATCTGGAATTCTGAAATGTTGTCCGAGAAAAATAAACTCATTCAATTTGGTTACTTACTAGCACTGAACAAGAACCAACTGGTAAAACCATAAAGTTTATGATTATTGATCCACCAAACTGCCTACAAAGTTGATCCATGATGTAACTCCTTTACTGGATAATATCTCAGTTTCTGTTGTAGTTctgatttacatttttttttcctcattctCTATGCAAGCAGACACTCTTTGGATATCTTTAACATTCAGATATACAGCGTAATATAATTACCAATTCAAGTGTGTTTGGTGGTACAGAGGTTAAGTCAATGGTTCTGCATTGGGGTCAGGAAAATGTCTCAGATATCTCTAATACCTTTGATGTCATTATTGCAAGTGACTGGTAATTAAGTTTTAATTCTTGAGGCACCTTTGTTTTTTTCTCCTCAAGTCACCTTTTGCCATCTTCATTTCTATTTTGCAGCACATTCTTTAAGGAATTCCATGAAGGTCTTGCTGAAACTATGAAATTCTTGTTAAAGAAAGAGGGTCCCTCTGAAGCACTACTTTTTAGCCCTAAAAGAGGTGATTCATTGGAAAAGTTCCTTGCAAAGGTTGAAGGCAGTGGACTGAATTTCAGCATAGATAACAAGTATGACACAGAAATTTGGGGGCGTCATCAGAGATTCCTTTATGGTGATGATTCTTGGCCCAATTATGAGATGGATCACTGCTATCCTTTGTTGGTCAAAATAACGTGGTAAAAATTCAACACATGGAGGGGAGGTAATCTGATCACTAATTTATGTATATCTTTTCTTcctaatatgttttttttgtaattgaattttttcACATTAGAGAAGTTGGTGGATTTGTTATCCCCAATATCCTCACAagatattaaaaatttcatgcaTTTATGGTTGAGCTATATGGTGGATCAATCTTGTTTCTTCAACTTTATTTAGCCAATTCTGCTCCCTATTGATCTTTTTCTGGGAGCATGGTGGCCTGGCCATGTGCTAATAAGTTTGTTTAGTAGACTATTTACTGCTTCCTTTCATTAATAATAAGTTAATATATGGAAAAAAGCATTTTTAGCCCTTCGATTATGCAGGTCTCGCTGTTTTAGTCTGTCTTTCAACTATTACAAAATACACACCTTACTTTAcaaaaaagttgtaattttcGCCTTTCAGGTCTGCAAACCTCCattaacacaaaaaataaaaaataaaaaaataaaaaaatagaatcataTGTGATTTCTACCAAAAACATATGCTAACCAGACATGGAATCTGAGCCAAATTGCAATAGAGATTCACAGTTTTGTTGCTCTAGGATGAAAATCACAACTTTTTTTGTAAAGCTAGGGTGTACTTTGGAACGGCTAGAAGACACTAGAGCTGCATAATTGAGACTTGAGAGGCAAATGCTTTTGTCCTTTCAATATAAACCTGCATATGGTATATAGGATAAGGAGATATgatattgctttcttttattacTTGAAAGTGTTTTATCTGTGGAATGGATTGAAAGATTAGAGGGAGCATTGAACTTTACATCCTGACAACCTGACACAGGAATCAACTTCAACATGAAGAAGTTGAGGGATTTGATCCACAAATCATTTATAATTCAAAAGATGCCGGTGGAAGATCAGAGAAGGTAAACTTCTGAACTTCGGGTCTTGATTTGAATTTGCTGTTCTCTTGTGGAGTAGAAAAAGGTGTAGTGGTCCAGAATGTAGCTTTTGTAATTCCAGAATATGTTGAAAGGCTGAAAGTTACATTTCAGGATGCAGCAGCCCTTTTATCTTACGTTACTCTTTCTGAGCACAAGTTGGTTAAGAATCTAGAGGTCCTATATTGCCCTATATCTATAGTCTGATCTTTCAACTCATATCAACTCATTTATGCA
This portion of the Ipomoea triloba cultivar NCNSP0323 chromosome 5, ASM357664v1 genome encodes:
- the LOC116018914 gene encoding calmodulin-lysine N-methyltransferase — its product is MEAIDSNSSTKPSSLRWKILRRALLRRPASNLDNQSETGSGVEQISRKATRGFNLIPCSFLENRSEENSDSLSIKDAVSSSRDAPFCYTLPLPNSPQLVLHQRVNDLVDLNDFEVCNRFNIDNTGLVCQWPSEDVLAYYCLSHADMFRHKRVIELGSGYGLAGLVVAIATEALEVVITDGNPQVVDYIQRNIITNSSVFGGTEVKSMVLHWGQENVSDISNTFDVIIASDCTFFKEFHEGLAETMKFLLKKEGPSEALLFSPKRGDSLEKFLAKVEGSGLNFSIDNKYDTEIWGRHQRFLYGDDSWPNYEMDHCYPLLVKITW